In Burkholderia pseudomultivorans, the DNA window CACCTGCGCGGTGTGGTGCCCGGCGCGGACCTCGACGGCGTCGCCGCCGACCTGTCCAACGCGGCGGGCGTCGCGCACGTCGCGCAGCACACGCCGAATGCCGACATCCTCGTCAACAACGCGGGCATCTACGGGCTGAAGCCGTTCTTCGACATCGACGATGCCGAATGGACCCATTACTTCGAGATGAACGTGATGTCGGGCGTGCGCCTCGCGCGGCACTACATGAAAGGGATGCTCGAACGCAACTGGGGGCGCGTCGTGTTCATTTCGTCGGAGTCGGGGCTGAACATCCCGGTCGACATGATTCACTACGGCTTCTCGAAGACGGCGCAGCTGTCGATCGCGCGCGGTCTCGCCAAGCTCGCGGCCGGCACCCGCGTGACCGTCAACTCGGTGCTGCCGGGGCCGACGCTGTCGGAAGGCGTGCGCGCGCTGCTGAAGGAGACGGCCGACGAAACCGGCCGCAGCGTCGAGGACGTCGCCGTCGATTTCGTGCGCAACCATCGCGCCAGCTCGATCATCCAGCGACCGGCGACGCCCGAGGAAGTCGCGAACCTCGTCGTCTACACGTGTTCGCCGCAGGCGTCGGCGACGACGGGCGCCGCGCTGCGCGTCGACGGCGGCGTGGTCGACACGATCGCATGACGCCGCGCGCGGCGCACCCGTGCCGCGGTCGCTACGACGCGCCGCCCTTGCCCGTCCGGAACCGGCCGCTGCGGTCGGCGTCCATGCACGTGTCGAAGCCGTAGTCGGTGACGACGCCGGCCTTGTCGAACACGACGAAGTAAGGCCGGTGATCGTTGCCGTGTTCGAGCAGATAGTTGTAGCAGACGCCGCTGCCGTTACGGACCATCCATACGCTGCGCGGGTTGCCGCCCGCCCGCACGACGGCCTCGCGCGTCGCGCCGTGCCGCGACGCGGCCTTCGGCAACGACATCCGTGAATACGAGAACGGCAGCCACGAGTCGAACCACGCGCAGCCGTGCAGCATCAGGCAGCTCGCCGCCAGAGACAGCGTCGCCGCGGGACGGGACATCGGAATCAATCGCATGCTGGGGAAACTCTGCTGCGCCATGCCGGCGCGACCGAAAGCCCCATGCTACTCGACCTTGGGGTTCAAATCGAAAAGAAATGTTGAAATCGGTGTACGAATCGGTGTCCGGAGCAACGTCGGCCGGCCGGCGTCGTAACAGGCCCGAAGGCGCGCCCGCCGCCGATGCAGGCGCGTGCGGGTCGTCGCCCCGACGACGCGTATCGGCGCCGCCGTCCGCTTACGCGACCCATTCGGTCCACAGCATCGTCAGCACCGTCATCAGCGCGGGGCCGACGAACAGCCCGATCAGCCCGAACGTCTCCGCGCCGCCGAGAATGCCGAACAGCACGAGCAGGAACGGCAGCCGCGCCGAGCCGCCGATCAGCACCGGACGCACGAAATGCTCGGCGACGAACACGACCACGAAACCGGTCACGGCGACCACGACCGCCCAGGTCGTCGCGCCCTGCACGAACAGCCACAGCGCGGCGCCGCAGAACACGACCGGCGCGCAGAACGGCAGCATCGCGGCGACCGCCGTGACGAGGCCGAGCAGCGCCGCGTGCGGCACGCCCGCCAGCGCATATGCGATGCCGAGCAGCGCGCCTTCGCCGAGCCCGACGACGACGAGCCCCGTCACCGTGCCGTTCACGGCCCCGACCATCCGTTCGATCAGCTGCGCGCCGTCCGCGCCGAAGGCACGCCGCGCGCCCTGCAGCAATGCGCCCGACAGCTTGTGACCGGCGCGCAGGATCACGAACAGCGTGACCAGCATGAAGCCGAATTCGAGCAGCGCATGCGCGAGCTTCGTGCCGAACAGCCGGCCGAATGCGATGAACTTCTCGCCGTTGACGCCGTGCATCGCCGACGCCGCATGCAGCGGATGGCCGAGATTGGCCTGCCACCAGTCGGCGATCTGCGTCGACCCGTATGGCAGCCGGCTGACGACGTCCGGCAGCGGAATGCCGTTGTCCTGGATCGTGCGCAGCCATACGCGCATGTCGTGCGCCTGCGCGATCGCCTGGGTCAGCGCGAGGGCCACCGGCAGCACGACCAGCAGCGAGATCGCGACCGTGATGACGGTCGCGACGATCGTCGGGCGGTTGCGAAACAGCCGGTGCGATTCGAAGCGCTTCAGCAGCGGCCACATCGCGATGGCGATCACGCATGCCCACGCGATGGCTGGAATGAACGCGCGAATCACCCACAGCGCGAGCAGCAGCAAGGCCGTGTACAGCACGGCGCGGGCAATCCGCTGCGCGCGCGGCCGCGCGGCGGAATCTTCGTGAGACGGCGAAGCGTGTGCGCGCATGGCACCTCTGTCGAAAGAAAAAATGGCGGTTCGCGCAGGCGAAATGCCTGCGCGAACCGCCATTCTATCCATCGAAGCCCGGAACGCGCGCCGCGGCGGCCATCCGCATCATGTGCCGCGCACCGCGAGCGGACGGCCAGGGCGGCCGCCGCGCCCGCTTCCAGGCCGGGCCGCTTACGGCGCCTCGTCAGGCCGCCTTGTCGGCGACGCGATAGCGTTCGAGCCAGTGCGCATACGGCGCGGGCAGCGTCCACGACGGGCGCTCGACGCCGAGCTGCTTCGCCGCGTAGTACGGCCAGTGCGGATCGGCCAGATGCGCGCGGCCGACCATCACGAGATCGAGCTGCTGTTCCGCGACGACGCGGTCGGCCAGTTGCGGCGTATCGATTCCCCATGCGGACGACACCGGCAGTCCGGCCTCGCGGCGCACGCGCTCGGCGACCGGCGCGAGGAACGCGGGACCCCACGGAATCTGCGCATCGGGCGTCGAGAAGCCGACCGACACGCTCAGCATGTCGAGCCCTTCCTGCTTCAGCCGCTGCGTGAGCGCGATCGATTCGGCGAGCGTCTCGTCGTCGCGGCCGTCGTACTCGATCACGCCGAAACGCGCGGTCAGCGGCAGATGTTCGGGCCAGACCTTGCGAACGGCCGCCAGCGTCTCGACGAGGAAACGGCCGCGATTCTCGGCGGAACCGCCGTATTCGTCGTCGCGCCGGTTCGAGTGCACCGAGAAGAAGCTCTGGCCGAGATAGCCGTGCGCGAAGTGCAGTTCGAGCCATTCGAAACCGATGTCGCGCGCGCGCTTCGCCGCCGCGACGAAATCGGCCTGCACGCGTGCGATGTCGTCGCGCGTCATCGCGTGCGGCACCTTCGGCAGATGTGCGCCGAACGGCACGGCCGACGGCGCGATGGTCTGCCAGCCGCGCGGGTCGCCTGCGGCGATATGGTCGTCGCCTTCCCACGGACGGTTCGCACTCGCCTTGCGGCCCGCATGCGCGAGCTGGATGCCGGGCACCGCGCCGGCCGCCTTGATTGCCGCGACCGACGGCGCGAACGCGGCCGCCTGCGCGTCGGTCCACAGCCCCGCGCAACCCGGCGTGATGCGGCCTTCCGGCGACACGGCCGTCGCCTCCGCGATCACGAGGCCCGCACCGCCGCGCGCGATGCCGGCCAGGTGCACGTGATGCCAGTCGTTGACGACGCCGTCTTCGGCGACGTACTGGCACATCGGCGGCACGGCGATCCGGTTGCGCAACGTGACATCCTTGAGTTTGAACGGTTCGAACAGGGCAGACATCCACGACTCCTTTGCTTGGTTCTGCGAAACGACTGGATGAACCGCGACGCCGTCGCATCGCGGCCCGATCCGGGGCGTCGCCGGGGCCTGCGGCGCCCGACGACGGAAACGTGACGGCGCGCTCCCGCGCCGTGTGCTTACTGGTGGCCGAGCCTCGCGAGCAGCGCCTCGGCGGCCGGTTCCGACGACGCGGGGTTCTGCCCCGTGATCAGCAGCCCGTCGGTCACGATATGCGGCGCCCAGTCGGCGCCGCGCTCGAACTGCGCGCCGTTGGTCTTCAGCATGTCCTCGACGAGGAACGGCACGACCTCCGTCAACCCGACCGCGGCTTCCTCGCTGTTGGTGAAGCCCGTCACGCGCTTGCCGCGCACGACCGATTCGGCGGTTTTCGGGTCC includes these proteins:
- a CDS encoding SDR family NAD(P)-dependent oxidoreductase; translation: MHIDLKGKTAVVTASTAGIGLAIAEGLARAGARVVVNGRSDASVQSALAHLRGVVPGADLDGVAADLSNAAGVAHVAQHTPNADILVNNAGIYGLKPFFDIDDAEWTHYFEMNVMSGVRLARHYMKGMLERNWGRVVFISSESGLNIPVDMIHYGFSKTAQLSIARGLAKLAAGTRVTVNSVLPGPTLSEGVRALLKETADETGRSVEDVAVDFVRNHRASSIIQRPATPEEVANLVVYTCSPQASATTGAALRVDGGVVDTIA
- a CDS encoding AI-2E family transporter → MRAHASPSHEDSAARPRAQRIARAVLYTALLLLALWVIRAFIPAIAWACVIAIAMWPLLKRFESHRLFRNRPTIVATVITVAISLLVVLPVALALTQAIAQAHDMRVWLRTIQDNGIPLPDVVSRLPYGSTQIADWWQANLGHPLHAASAMHGVNGEKFIAFGRLFGTKLAHALLEFGFMLVTLFVILRAGHKLSGALLQGARRAFGADGAQLIERMVGAVNGTVTGLVVVGLGEGALLGIAYALAGVPHAALLGLVTAVAAMLPFCAPVVFCGAALWLFVQGATTWAVVVAVTGFVVVFVAEHFVRPVLIGGSARLPFLLVLFGILGGAETFGLIGLFVGPALMTVLTMLWTEWVA
- a CDS encoding NADH:flavin oxidoreductase/NADH oxidase is translated as MSALFEPFKLKDVTLRNRIAVPPMCQYVAEDGVVNDWHHVHLAGIARGGAGLVIAEATAVSPEGRITPGCAGLWTDAQAAAFAPSVAAIKAAGAVPGIQLAHAGRKASANRPWEGDDHIAAGDPRGWQTIAPSAVPFGAHLPKVPHAMTRDDIARVQADFVAAAKRARDIGFEWLELHFAHGYLGQSFFSVHSNRRDDEYGGSAENRGRFLVETLAAVRKVWPEHLPLTARFGVIEYDGRDDETLAESIALTQRLKQEGLDMLSVSVGFSTPDAQIPWGPAFLAPVAERVRREAGLPVSSAWGIDTPQLADRVVAEQQLDLVMVGRAHLADPHWPYYAAKQLGVERPSWTLPAPYAHWLERYRVADKAA